A DNA window from Macadamia integrifolia cultivar HAES 741 chromosome 4, SCU_Mint_v3, whole genome shotgun sequence contains the following coding sequences:
- the LOC122076443 gene encoding NAC transcription factor 29-like, with protein MDRVGKNSDLPPGFRFHPTDEELIMYYLRNQTMSRPCPVSNLIPEIEIYKFDPWELPEKADFGEKEWYFFSPRDRKYPNGIRPNRATGSGYWKATGTDKAIYSGSQYVGVKKALVFYKGRPPKGLKTDWIMHEYRLGDPSRRPNKLQVGSMRLDDWVLCRIYKKRYLSRSTVEEQKEEEEEDDEEETQMITKSLGGNGEERSSVVLPRTFSIGHLMDVDYLSLYSQLLGENPVVIGSIGGADHDQFQTTGNNGGGGGNNISDDKLQSSYELMTYQNGNTSTKLFQGPYK; from the exons ATGGATAGAGTTGGGAAGAACTCAGATCTTCCTCCTGGGTTTAGGTTTCATCCAACTGATGAGGAACTCATCATGTACTACCTTAGAAATCAAACAATGTCAAGGCCATGTCCAGTATCAAATTTGATACCAGAAATTGAGATTTATAAATTTGACCCATGGGAGTTACCTG AGAAGGCAGATTTTGGGGAGAAAGAATGGTATTTCTTTAGCCCACGAGATAGGAAGTATCCTAATGGGATCCGGCCCAACCGGGCTACAGGTTCTGGTTATTGGAAGGCAACTGGTACAGATAAGGCCATCTATAGTGGATCTCAGTATGTTGGTGTGAAGAAAGCTCTGGTGTTCTACAAAGGTCGCCCACCTAAAGGTTTAAAGACAGATTGGATCATGCATGAGTACCGGTTGGGTGATCCAAGCAGGAGACCTAACAAGTTGCAGGTTGGTTCCATGAGG TTGGATGACTGGGTCTTGTGCAGAATCTATAAGAAGAGGTATTTGAGCAGATCAACAGTTGAGgagcagaaagaagaagaagaagaagatgatgaggaggAAACCCAGATGATTACCAAATCTTTAGGTGGGAATGGAGAAGAAAGATCATCAGTAGTACTACCAAGGACCTTTTCGATTGGTCATTTAATGGATGTGGactatctctctctctactctcagCTGTTAGGTGAGAATCCAGTAGTAATTGGTTCAATCGGCGGCGCCGATCATGATCAGTTCCAAACCACCGGAAACAATGGTGGCGGCGGCGGCAATAACATTTCCGACGATAAACTTCAATCCTCCTATGAGCTGATGACATACCAAAACGGAAATACTTCAACAAAGTTGTTCCAAGGCCCATACAAGTGA